Proteins from a genomic interval of Pseudoalteromonas sp. MEBiC 03607:
- a CDS encoding sterol desaturase family protein → MTRLYHRLFRAEQFQVGEGNISGYIACFLAVLSCLGVLAFHFPEYLTTPELRQNYSVEFLRQLMFVALIISGSLGLLNFVRNTNKRLGATAWVLILLAIAFGGPNVEVGDFKDNTPYLGLDWFILDLLGSTLIFILIEKLLPHRKEQKILRSEWQGDLNHFFVNHLIIGFVLLATNQFVHHAFGWAVSDTVQGFIIQLPFLLQLFLIILVADLMQYFVHRAYHEVPLLWRFHAVHHSAKEMDWLAGSRQHILEILVTRSLVLTPIFVLGFPSDVISLYVIIVGFQAVFNHANVRVRFGWLKYLLVTPQFHHWHHSSDKAAIDRNYAAHFSFLDYLFGTAVKGQAEWPDKYGVVGDYMPEGMLKQQVFPFKKQK, encoded by the coding sequence ATGACACGTCTTTATCATCGGCTATTTAGGGCTGAGCAGTTTCAAGTGGGTGAAGGCAATATCAGCGGCTATATTGCTTGCTTCTTAGCGGTTTTATCCTGTTTAGGGGTACTAGCTTTTCATTTTCCTGAGTATTTAACGACCCCAGAGCTCAGGCAAAACTACAGTGTCGAGTTTTTACGCCAGTTGATGTTTGTGGCATTGATTATTTCAGGCAGTTTAGGGTTGTTGAACTTTGTTCGTAATACTAATAAACGGCTCGGTGCAACGGCTTGGGTGTTGATCTTGCTTGCGATTGCATTTGGCGGGCCTAATGTTGAGGTGGGCGACTTTAAAGATAATACGCCGTACTTGGGGCTTGATTGGTTCATTCTTGACTTACTTGGTTCAACCCTGATTTTTATTCTAATTGAGAAGCTACTGCCGCACCGTAAAGAGCAAAAAATCCTCCGTTCTGAGTGGCAGGGTGATTTAAATCATTTCTTTGTTAATCACTTAATTATTGGTTTTGTGTTGCTGGCAACCAATCAGTTCGTGCATCACGCATTTGGCTGGGCTGTGTCTGATACAGTGCAAGGCTTTATTATTCAACTGCCATTTTTACTGCAGCTATTTCTAATCATTTTAGTAGCCGATTTAATGCAATATTTTGTGCATAGGGCTTATCACGAAGTGCCTCTGCTTTGGCGTTTTCATGCCGTGCATCATAGTGCAAAAGAGATGGATTGGCTGGCAGGCTCTCGTCAGCATATTTTAGAAATACTCGTGACGCGCAGCTTAGTGCTCACGCCTATTTTTGTGCTCGGCTTTCCATCGGATGTTATTAGCCTATATGTAATAATTGTTGGCTTTCAGGCAGTATTTAACCACGCCAATGTTCGTGTGAGATTTGGATGGTTAAAGTATTTGCTGGTTACGCCTCAGTTTCATCATTGGCATCATTCATCTGATAAAGCGGCCATTGACCGTAACTATGCTGCGCATTTTTCTTTTTTAGATTATCTATTTGGCACTGCTGTCAAAGGCCAAGCAGAGTGGCCCGACAAATATGGTGTAGTCGGCGATTACATGCCCGAAGGTATGTTAAAGCAGCAGGTGTTTCCGTTTAAAAAGCAAAAATAA
- the gap gene encoding type I glyceraldehyde-3-phosphate dehydrogenase → MINVAINGYGRIGRNVLRALYESAQNNEIKIVAINDLAPANVNAHLTQFDSVHGQFSQKVTLAENTMLIGNDEITLTQERDPANLPWKELNVDIVLECTGLFTSREAAAKHIEAGAKKVIVSAPGTDMDATVVHGVNSEVLNADSNIISNASCTTNCLAPIAKAINDTVGIEQGSMTTIHAYTNDQNLSDVYHPDLYRARSATQSMIPTKTGAAKAVGLVLPELAGKLDGMAVRVPTINVSLVDLTFVAKRETTAAEINEVVKAASEGAMQGILEYNELPLVSIDFNHNPASSIFDSTQTKVDGKLVKVMAWYDNEWGFSNRMLDQVKALGQFL, encoded by the coding sequence ATGATTAATGTTGCAATTAATGGCTATGGACGTATCGGTCGTAACGTATTACGTGCTCTTTATGAGTCAGCTCAAAACAACGAAATCAAAATTGTTGCTATCAATGATTTAGCACCAGCAAATGTTAACGCGCATTTAACTCAATTTGACTCAGTACACGGTCAATTTTCTCAAAAAGTAACACTTGCTGAAAACACCATGCTAATTGGTAATGATGAAATTACTCTTACGCAAGAGCGTGATCCTGCAAACCTTCCTTGGAAGGAATTAAACGTCGATATCGTATTAGAATGTACGGGTTTATTCACTTCACGTGAAGCAGCTGCAAAACACATTGAAGCCGGTGCTAAAAAAGTAATCGTTTCTGCACCTGGTACTGATATGGATGCAACGGTTGTTCATGGTGTTAACAGCGAAGTTTTAAACGCTGACAGCAACATCATTTCAAACGCATCGTGTACAACAAACTGTTTAGCACCGATTGCAAAAGCAATCAACGACACAGTAGGTATCGAGCAAGGTAGCATGACAACCATTCATGCTTACACAAACGATCAAAACTTATCTGACGTTTATCACCCTGACTTATACCGTGCACGTAGCGCAACTCAGTCAATGATCCCAACTAAAACAGGTGCAGCTAAAGCGGTTGGCTTAGTGCTTCCTGAACTTGCGGGTAAACTTGACGGCATGGCAGTACGTGTGCCAACAATCAACGTTTCTTTAGTAGACTTAACGTTCGTTGCAAAGCGTGAAACAACTGCAGCAGAAATCAACGAAGTCGTTAAAGCTGCATCAGAAGGTGCAATGCAAGGTATTCTAGAATACAACGAACTACCGCTTGTTTCTATCGACTTTAACCACAACCCAGCGTCTTCAATCTTCGATTCTACACAAACTAAAGTAGATGGTAAGCTTGTTAAAGTAATGGCTTGGTACGATAACGAGTGGGGTTTCTCAAACCGCATGTTAGACCAAGTTAAAGCGCTAGGTCAGTTCTTATAA
- a CDS encoding bifunctional 4-hydroxy-2-oxoglutarate aldolase/2-dehydro-3-deoxy-phosphogluconate aldolase gives MSIEKILSSAPVVPVVVIEKLEDAAPLARALYNGGLKALEITLRTPIAAEAVKLMKEAVPEAYVGTGTVIDKATFNASVEAGADFMVSPGVNDELLALAKESDIPFLPGAATPSEVMKLASQGFKFLKFFPAEAAGGTAMLKSIGGPLPQVTFCPTGGISLETAPNYLALKNVICVGGTWMLDKQLIENKDWQAIEALARQASEVK, from the coding sequence ATGAGCATTGAGAAAATTTTATCATCGGCACCTGTGGTACCGGTTGTTGTTATCGAAAAACTTGAAGATGCAGCACCCCTTGCACGTGCGCTTTATAACGGTGGCTTAAAAGCATTAGAAATTACTTTGCGAACGCCGATTGCGGCAGAAGCAGTAAAGCTTATGAAAGAAGCTGTACCTGAAGCATACGTTGGCACAGGCACTGTTATTGATAAAGCGACATTTAATGCATCTGTAGAAGCTGGTGCTGATTTTATGGTTAGCCCAGGTGTAAACGACGAATTATTAGCACTGGCTAAAGAGTCTGATATTCCATTTTTACCAGGTGCAGCAACACCAAGTGAAGTAATGAAATTAGCAAGCCAAGGCTTTAAGTTCTTAAAGTTCTTCCCTGCAGAAGCGGCAGGTGGTACAGCAATGCTTAAATCAATTGGTGGCCCTTTACCGCAAGTGACTTTCTGCCCAACTGGCGGCATTAGCCTTGAAACAGCACCTAACTACCTAGCACTTAAAAACGTAATCTGCGTAGGTGGTACTTGGATGTTAGATAAACAACTTATTGAAAACAAAGACTGGCAAGCCATTGAAGCGCTTGCTCGCCAAGCAAGTGAAGTAAAATAA
- a CDS encoding protein kinase: protein MNTLEELKAGSLLGCTRLQLVAELTELPKEIYTLADTLEILDLSNNQLSDLPDDFYKLKNLKRLFLSFNQFKHIPEVLRQCPNLIMVAFKGNQITEFKAHCLPTQIEWLILTDNQIPALPETFGEYSKLKKLALAGNQLTHLPESMANCKELELIRLSANKLTKIEDWLLALPKLAWLAFSGNDLNRSTSLHCQLFSQIALNEIDIKNQIGQGASGVIHLANWHQQPVALKLFKGEITSDGYPLDELNCCLKASEHPNLIKALGYVDEESQLGLVMELISKEFTNLGLPPSLATCTRDTFEDNCKYAQEMVLKVVKQMASTLAHLHQKQVSHGDIYAHNSMINSQGDLLFGDFGAATDLSMLTPNQQQLLEGIEVRALGYFIDDLLTVVTEQNDITKMLADIAQECLVLNSEKRPRLSDLVSRL, encoded by the coding sequence TTGAATACTCTCGAAGAGTTAAAAGCCGGTTCTCTACTAGGTTGTACACGGCTTCAGCTTGTTGCAGAACTAACCGAATTGCCAAAAGAAATTTATACCCTAGCCGATACGTTAGAAATCCTCGATTTATCTAATAATCAGCTAAGTGATTTACCTGACGATTTTTACAAATTAAAAAATCTCAAAAGGCTGTTTTTATCATTTAATCAGTTTAAACATATTCCAGAGGTGCTAAGACAATGCCCAAACTTAATCATGGTGGCATTTAAAGGTAATCAAATTACTGAATTTAAAGCGCACTGTTTGCCAACACAGATAGAATGGCTGATCTTAACTGATAATCAAATTCCCGCTTTACCTGAAACATTTGGTGAGTACAGCAAGCTTAAAAAGCTCGCACTGGCAGGTAATCAGTTAACACATTTGCCAGAGTCAATGGCTAATTGTAAAGAGCTTGAGCTAATACGTTTAAGTGCCAATAAGCTTACAAAAATTGAAGATTGGCTTTTAGCTTTACCGAAGCTTGCTTGGCTTGCCTTCTCTGGTAACGATTTAAATCGCTCTACTAGCTTACACTGTCAGCTGTTTAGCCAAATTGCACTGAATGAAATCGATATTAAAAATCAGATTGGCCAAGGTGCATCTGGGGTTATTCACTTAGCCAATTGGCATCAACAGCCTGTTGCTCTTAAGTTATTTAAAGGCGAGATCACCAGTGATGGTTATCCACTCGATGAGCTAAATTGCTGTTTAAAAGCCAGTGAGCATCCAAATCTCATAAAAGCATTGGGCTATGTCGATGAAGAGTCACAACTCGGTTTAGTGATGGAGCTTATCAGTAAAGAGTTTACGAATCTTGGTTTGCCACCTTCCCTTGCAACTTGTACACGAGACACATTCGAAGACAACTGCAAGTACGCGCAAGAAATGGTGCTAAAAGTTGTTAAGCAAATGGCCAGTACCCTAGCTCATTTGCATCAAAAGCAAGTAAGTCATGGTGACATTTATGCCCATAACAGCATGATCAATTCACAAGGCGACTTATTATTTGGTGACTTTGGTGCGGCAACAGACTTATCAATGCTGACGCCTAATCAACAGCAGCTACTAGAAGGGATTGAAGTGCGTGCCCTTGGTTATTTCATCGATGATTTACTGACTGTAGTGACTGAACAAAACGACATTACTAAGATGCTTGCTGACATAGCTCAAGAGTGCTTGGTACTCAACTCAGAAAAACGCCCTCGCCTTTCTGACCTAGTTTCGCGATTATGA
- a CDS encoding type VI secretion system amidase effector protein Tae4: protein MLQFKDLWENFPEKELIRARCQNKQTNSSSPFGNYCAINLSDALIKSGVSTAGAKVKKCWGHAGMKHILLAEEMASWLKTSNFSWLGDLQKINPKTFQDDLDGKTGIIFFKDYWQRGSESVTNRSGDHIDLWNEDQITSGGMLTRSIYEFFGVVSDLNNSKDIWFWEIK, encoded by the coding sequence ATGTTACAATTTAAAGATTTATGGGAAAACTTTCCTGAAAAAGAACTGATCAGAGCAAGATGTCAAAATAAGCAAACTAATAGCTCTTCCCCATTTGGAAACTATTGCGCTATTAACTTAAGTGACGCATTAATTAAATCTGGCGTATCAACTGCAGGAGCTAAAGTTAAGAAATGCTGGGGACACGCTGGCATGAAACATATTCTTTTAGCAGAAGAAATGGCCAGTTGGCTTAAAACTTCAAACTTTAGTTGGTTAGGTGATCTACAAAAAATTAATCCAAAAACTTTCCAAGATGACCTAGATGGTAAAACTGGAATTATATTTTTTAAAGATTATTGGCAACGAGGCAGTGAGTCTGTTACTAACCGTAGTGGAGACCACATCGATCTTTGGAATGAAGATCAAATTACTAGTGGTGGTATGCTGACAAGATCAATATATGAATTCTTTGGTGTAGTATCAGATCTTAACAACAGCAAAGATATTTGGTTTTGGGAGATTAAATAA